CCGTGTCGCTTCTCAGGACGCTCCGGTTGGGAGGAGCTCGGATGCAGGAGTGGCTCAACTCCAGCTGCTGCTCCGGGGTGCGGCGCTGGAAGCCGTGCGGGCCCTTGTGCTCTTCCCCGTCTGGTAAGCAGATGATGGGGGGCAGGTCCACTGCCTCCCGCGGAATGTACGGGTAGGTGGGCTGCAAGCCACGCAGAGGCCGCTGCATGAAGGCCGCCGGGGTTTGGAGGATTGCCTGAGAACAGAGATGATGAAATGATGAGACTTTTTCATCTTTGTCAAGAATGTGACAAGAGTGACGATTACTTTTTTAGTCACATTTGTAATTTGCCCATGTGGCTGCACAGGAAAgcttaaataataatatatatatatatatatatatatatatatatatatatatatatatatatatatatatatatatatatatatatatatatatatatatacacatatatatatatatatatatatatatatatatacatatatatatatatatatatatatatacaaaccccgtttccatatgagttgggaaattgtgttagatataaatataaacggaatacaatgatttgcaaatccttttcaacccatattcaattgaatgaactacaaagacaagatatttgatgttcaaactcataaaatgaaAGTCTGTATCGCTCTTTTCAATATCTTAAAAAAAGGCAACAATAGTACTGTATGtttcaaaacgttttttttttttctgcttttcgtgtttttttttttatagaaatgaCATACACGTGTCACGGCAAGTGTTAGGTACCGTTTACAGTTAAACCAAtactgggggcggtatagctcggttggtagagtggccgtgccagcaacctgagggttgcaggttcgattcccgcttccgccatcctagtcactgctgttgtgtccttgggcaagacactttacccccctgctcccagtgccacccagacctgtttaaatgtaacttagatattgggtgtcactatgtaaagtgctttgagtcaccagagaaaagcgctatataaatataattcacttcacttcactactgataCCAAATatgtgtaaccggtggtcttttcctctgcgttgtgtgttgtttatggaagacgaccgacaccacgggtttctccactgcactttaccgataatacagaatacaattgtcatcaaaaactttgtgccatcgtccagcccctacacaaatataataatgaacaagaaattaattaaagttcttaacaagacaaaatattttctgtcgtcgcatggacgcctacctcgcccgttatcgtggacaaaaaggaaagttggaaggcgtgtccaacacatataaaaagacaggtgtcacagttattattgcagtaggagggacaacgagacaatggttccacattgacaaaacatcaaacaatattcaggtatttacatgtaacttacatatgttgtgtaattataacaataataaaacattagaaaatacattatttacaaaacgtaattgaccctgttacatatgTATGTGACAAACGGTGCCGGTGCTTAAATtgcagatttttgtaaaaaaaacaaaaacaaaaacacaaaaacctttcccagcaggcacgagacattaaaacaacgttgagaacttttTGAGCAACTCAACCATAATattgaaacaacattttttttatatacaaaccccgtttccatatgagttgggaaattgtgttagatgtaaatataaacagaatacaatgatttgcaaatcattttcaacccatattcagttgaatgcactacaaagacaatatatttgatgttcaaactcataaactttttgcaaataataattaactcagaatttcatggctgcaacatgtgccaaagtagttgggaaagggcatgttcaccactgcgttacatcaccttttcttttaacaacactcaataaacgtttgggaattgaggaaactaattgttgaagctttgaaagtggaattctttcccatttttttttgagagcttcagtggttcaacattccggggtctccgctgtcgtattttacgctttataatgcgccacacattttcgatgggagacaggtctggactgcaggtgggctagGAAAATCCCCGCCCAGCCATGCTAttgaaacacgtggcttggtattgtcttgctgaaataagcaggggcgtccatgataacgttgcttggatggcaacatatgttgctccaaaacctgtatggaccttccagcattaatggtgccttcacaaatgtgtgagttatccatgccttgggcactaatgcacccccataccatcacagatgctggcttttgaactttgtgtcgataacagtctggatagttcgcttcccctttggtccggatgacacgatgtcaaatatttccaaaaacaatttgaaacgtggactcgtcagaccacagaacactgttccactttgcatcagtccatcttagatgatctcaggcccagagaagcgagcggcgtttctggatgttgttgataaatggctttcgctttgcatagtagagctttaacttgcacttacagatgtagcgaccaactgcatttagtgacagtggttttctgaagtgttactgagcccatgtggcgatatcctttggagattgatgtcggtttttgatacaaacGGGGGTCTTGTTTGGATTTCAAGTTTGTagcttcaatcattgatttgttgttcattattcccattTTGATGGTGCCTCTTCCTATTTGATATCGAGTTCATTTTAGTGCGGTGCTGCTAGTTGCTTTCACgagtaaaattatatttttcctgcattgaacttgctgcaCTTATGACGTTGTCTTGTTGTCgacataaaaccacatcaaaagtagaGCGCCAAATTACGGCAAACTATCGCTAACGGCCTTGTAAAGGAcgtaaaagtaattaattagattacttGCTACTAGTTAACGCCGCTAGTATATAACGCCGTCATTAGGAACTCTGCTCGGAGAAGATCAGTGTCGAAATGAGCAGCAAAAAACCTTGATGGGAACATTATTTACAATGGTAATATAATTTAGATGCTAAGTTAGTAGTCTGTTTAACTTGAACGTTAGAAAATAAAACCCAGCAACGTtccaaaatacaaaccctgtttccatatgagttgggaaattgtgttacatgtaaatataaacggaatacatggatatgcaaatcattttcaacccatattcagttgaatatgctacaaagacgacatatttgatgttcaaactgataaacttttttgttttgcaaataatcattaacttacaatttgatgccagcaacacgtgacaaagaagatggaaaaggtggaaataaatactgataaagttcaggaatgctcatcaaacacttggaacatttggaacatcccacaggtgtgcaggctaactgggaacaggtgggtgccgtaaTTGGgcataaaaaaagcttcccaaaaaatgctcagtctttcactagaatggatggggcgaggtacacccctttgtccacaactgcgtgagcaaatagtcaaacagtttaagaacaacgtttctcaaagtgcaattgcaaaaaattttgggatttcaacatttacggtccataatatcatcaaaaggttcagagaatctggagaaatcactccacgtaagcggcatggccggaaaccaacattgaatgaccgtgaccttcgatccctcagacggcactgtatcaaaaaccgacatcaatctctaaaggatatcaccacatgggctcaggaacacttcagaaaaccactgtcactaaatacagtttgtcgctacatctgtaagtgcaagttaaagctctactatgcacagcgaaagacattcatcaacaacatccagaaacgccaccggcttctctgggcccgagatcatctaagatggactgatgcaaagtggaaaagtgttctgaggtctgacgagtccacatttcaaactgtttttggaaatattcgacatcgtgtcatccggaccaaaggggaagcgaaccatccagactgttatcgacgtaaagttcaaaagccagcatatgtgatggtatgggggtgcattagtgcccaaggcatgggtaacttacgcatctgtgaaggcaccaataatgctgaaaggtacacagagaggttttggaacaacatctttttcatggatgcccctgcttatttcagtaagacaatgccaagccacactcagcacgtgttacaacagcgtggcttcgtacaaaaagagtgcgggtactttcctggcccgcctgcagtccagacctgtctcccatcgtaaatgtgtggcgcattatgaagcgtaaaatatgacagaggagaccccggactgttgaacgactgaagctctacataaaacaagaatgggaaagaattccactttcaaagcttcaacaattagtttcctcagttcccaaatattcattgagtgttgttaaaaggtgatgtaacacagtggtgaacatgccctttcccaactactttggcacgtgttgcagccatgaatttcaaagttaattattattttttttttttaaataaagtttatgagtttgaacatcaaatatcttgtctttttagtgcattcaattgaatatgggttgaaaaggatttgcaaatcattgtattccgtttatatttacatcgaacacaatttcccaactcacatggaaacgagCTTTGTAGAGAAACCAAAACCTTTACTCACTTCGCCGTTGCCATGTTGAGTCAGCACACTGTTTGACCACCCGTTGGCATCCTGACACAAATAGAACACATACAGCAGGTGTTACACCACATCTAATAAAGAAATATAAAAATAGTCATCTTACCCGTCGTGTGTCCTGCGTGTCGCCCAGCCTGCCTAAGAGGGACAAGGCGAAGAGGCGGTAGTAGATGAGGAGGCAGACCAACACGACCACCGTGACGGTCATCGCCAGCAGGATAATTATTATCTGAACCAACTCCAGTtcagctgcacacacacacacaaacacacacaagcgcACAATAAAGATTTGCAGACAACAAACTGAGGATATTAGAAACCAAAGTAGCACAACGCAGTGCAGTGATGTTCAGGTCGCCATGGTAACACTGCAACATCTTTGGCTTATATTCCAACTATGACTTACATTGTGTCTACTGGAAAACAATACGCATCTCATTAATTCGGGGGGAAAAAGGGTAAACAATatgccattattattattattatttttggttaCAGCCCTTGaagatgtgtgatgtatgtatgGATGCATACACTGCAGTATGCATTTTTAAAGGGTTCTATATAGAGGAGTGAGTGCTTCAATTAGTCTCCCAGCTAATCAGTTCATCTCCCGTGTGCAATCTGGCTCCTTTGATGCAATTTGCTTCATTTAAAACAGgcagtgatttaattataaataaaaagtagGGGCCCGGAGGCTGAGTTGTTGGGTCGAGACGAGCGGTCTGGTTTTTGGGGAGATCATTTATTAGCCAGACACGTCTAGACATCATATGCAGACACGCGGTGTTTAATCATGGAGGCCCAGTCACAAGAGCGagcacacacagagagagagagagacggatgTGGAGGTGGAGCAGATCAGACACCATCTGTCTGCCTCATTAGCTCTAATCCCAATCTAatattcccaaaaaaaaaaaaatgttttatacaaaATGCATTGCTTTTTCTGAGGTACTTATGCTTTATATCAACTCAAAAAGCATTAAAatgcaattatttattttttaatctaaaGCCTTACCATTTGTACACATTAAATCTATgtacattttttgtttaaaaattgtatttttcttttgttttattaataacaCAGGCTGTTGTGAAACGAATCACTGTATAACATATCATTCACATTTGATCAATACGAGAAGTAGTAACAGCAGTAAAAGTAGTAGTATTGCTTCTGCAGCACAACTTCTTGCAATTGAAATGAGAGTATATTacaatatgtatattttattattacacCGACTGTAGTAGTATTTATGCAAAACAAGCTTTTGCAATACGAATGCAAGTAtaggaaaatatttattttctattattaCATTGTAGTACTACTTAAGCAAAacaaggtccatccatccatccattttctaccgcttattccctttggggtgg
The window above is part of the Nerophis ophidion isolate RoL-2023_Sa linkage group LG04, RoL_Noph_v1.0, whole genome shotgun sequence genome. Proteins encoded here:
- the LOC133551090 gene encoding protein TMEPAI-like; amino-acid sequence: MHHTQLPRGGDGGIGCMWRLRVAAPPPPPPVRPRAAAGGGGGSLHRRPGRLMRNTAVQLRSSGSTSSNGYCFCTGPQPQGMDISELELVQIIIILLAMTVTVVVLVCLLIYYRLFALSLLGRLGDTQDTRRDANGWSNSVLTQHGNGEAILQTPAAFMQRPLRGLQPTYPYIPREAVDLPPIICLPDGEEHKGPHGFQRRTPEQQLELSHSCIRAPPNRSVLRSDTADGYIRGTSVEGLPEQPPPSYSVTMEGGLQKGPKRLQTSWHPGRSLTSTETVLHNSSVT